In Epinephelus fuscoguttatus linkage group LG15, E.fuscoguttatus.final_Chr_v1, a genomic segment contains:
- the cbln12 gene encoding cerebellin 12 encodes MHPRFVTVDLSILLGVLLLWGLVESQGQNDTEPIILEGKCLVVCDSTPSSEPAGNALGMSVRSGSGRVAFSASRQTNHEPTDMSNRTMIIYFDNILVNVGTHFDQESSVFLAPRRGVYSFNFHVVKAYNRQTIQVSLMLNGWPMISAFAGDQDVTREAATNAGLVIMEKGDKAYLRLERGNLMGGWKYSTFSGFLVFPL; translated from the exons ATGCACCCCAGGTTTGTCACCGTCGACCTCTCCATACTGTTGGGTGTGCTCCTGTTGTGGGGGCTTGTGGAGTCTCAGGGCCAGAATGACACAGAGCCTATCATCCTTGAGGGGAAATGTTTGGTCGTGTGTGACTCCACTCCTTCATCCGAGCCTGCTGGTAACGCCCTGGGCATGTCGGTCCGCTCTGGCTCTGGACGGGTGGCCTTTTCTGCCAGCCGCCAGACCAACCACGAGCCCACGGACATGAGCAACCGCACCATGATCATCTACTTTGATAAT ATTTTGGTGAATGTTGGCACTCATTTTGACCAAGAAAGCAGTGTCTTCCTGGCGCCAAGAAGAGGCGTGTATAGCTTCAACTTCCATGTTGTAAAGGCCTACAATAGACAAACTATTCAG GTCAGCTTGATGTTGAACGGCTGGCCAATGATTTCAGCTTTTGCTGGGGACCAGGATGTGACCAGGGAAGCTGCAACAAACGCCGGCCTGGTGATAATGGAGAAGGGGGACAAGGCCTACCTCAGACTGGAGAGAGGCAACCTGATGGGAGGCTGGAAGTACTCCACCTTCTCTGGGTTCTTGGTCTTCCCCCTGTGA